The window CAGGCTGCCGAAGCTGTCCGGGGTTTCGCCGGAGAGGGTGCCGGAGCCGAACAGGTCGCCCGGTTGCAGGCGGCAGCCGTTGACGCTGTGGTGGGCGACCATCTGCGCCACGGTCCAGTACATGTTCAGCGTGTTGCTCAGGGCGATGCGTTCCGGCGCCTGGTGCTCGTGGCGCATGCGCGAGGTGAGCAGCAGCACTTCCAGTTCGATGTCCAGCGCGCCGTGCTGCTGGTCGGCCTCGTCATAGAGGTACGGCAGCGGCTGCGGGTCGCCTTCCGGGCGGGCCGGCTGGGCGGTGCGGAAGGGTTCCAGCGCTTCGGCGGTGACCACCCAGGGCGAGATGCTGGTGGCGAAGCTCTTGGACAGGAAGGGGCCCAGCGGCTGGTATTCCCAGGCCTGCACGTCGCGCGCGGACCAGTCGTTGAGCAGGCAGAAGCCGGCGATATGCCCGGCGGCGCCGGAAATCGGGATGGCCTTGCCCTGTTCGTTGCCCTGGCCGATCCAGATGCCCAGTTCCAGCTCCAGGTCCATGCGCGCGCAGGGGCCGAATACCGGCACGTCGAGCCCGGCGGGCAGGGTCTGGCCGTTGGGGCGGCGCACTTCGGTGCCGGAGGGCACGATGGTGGAGGCGCGGCCGTGGTAGCCGATGGGCACGTACTTGTAGTTGGGCAGCAGCGGATTGTCCGGGCGGAACAGCTTGCCGACGTTCTTGGCGTGGTGGATGCCG of the Pseudomonas sp. PSE14 genome contains:
- the fahA gene encoding fumarylacetoacetase, coding for MSVSHNAKSWIESANGHPDFPLQNLPLGVFSPPGDSARGGVAIGDYIFDLKTACEAGLFHGAAHQAALVASGDSLNAFFAAGPTARRTLRDALIHLLSEGSSEQKRMEHLGAALLKPQAACRLHLPAQVGDYTDFYVGIHHAKNVGKLFRPDNPLLPNYKYVPIGYHGRASTIVPSGTEVRRPNGQTLPAGLDVPVFGPCARMDLELELGIWIGQGNEQGKAIPISGAAGHIAGFCLLNDWSARDVQAWEYQPLGPFLSKSFATSISPWVVTAEALEPFRTAQPARPEGDPQPLPYLYDEADQQHGALDIELEVLLLTSRMRHEHQAPERIALSNTLNMYWTVAQMVAHHSVNGCRLQPGDLFGSGTLSGETPDSFGSLLELTTGGKQPVVLSNGEERRFLEDGDEIILRARCRRDGYPSIGFGECRGRILPAH